One Chitinophagaceae bacterium C216 genomic window carries:
- the btsR gene encoding Transcriptional regulatory protein BtsR has protein sequence MSKVIIIDDEFLARSMVKEYLKKHPELEVVAECGDGFEGLKAIQEHQPDLIFLDIQMPKITGFEMLELVENPPAVIFATAFDEYAIKAFEAHAVDYLLKPFDQERFDKAVAKFLAQHKPNVENTKELLNDTQLPGINSRIVVKNGSKIKIIPVQEVLYLEAADDFVKIFTKEGYFLKNKTMTYFESFLPADMFVRCHRSYIVNVQEITRIDPYEKDGHVAILKSGAKINVSRNGYGKLKAVLGL, from the coding sequence ATGAGTAAAGTAATTATCATAGACGATGAGTTCCTGGCAAGAAGTATGGTTAAGGAATATCTGAAAAAGCATCCCGAATTGGAGGTGGTAGCAGAGTGTGGTGATGGTTTTGAAGGGTTAAAAGCTATACAGGAACATCAGCCAGACCTAATCTTTCTGGACATTCAGATGCCTAAGATTACGGGTTTTGAAATGTTGGAGCTAGTTGAAAATCCTCCTGCTGTAATATTTGCTACAGCATTTGACGAGTACGCCATCAAGGCTTTTGAAGCGCATGCAGTAGATTATCTGCTAAAGCCTTTCGATCAGGAGCGTTTTGACAAGGCCGTAGCAAAGTTTCTGGCACAGCACAAGCCCAATGTAGAAAATACTAAAGAATTGTTGAACGATACTCAGTTGCCCGGCATCAATAGCAGGATTGTGGTGAAGAACGGAAGTAAAATTAAAATCATTCCGGTACAAGAAGTGTTGTATCTCGAAGCCGCAGATGATTTTGTAAAAATATTTACCAAGGAGGGGTATTTTCTGAAAAATAAAACCATGACTTATTTTGAGTCGTTCCTGCCGGCCGATATGTTTGTGCGCTGCCATCGTTCTTACATTGTGAATGTGCAAGAAATTACCCGTATTGATCCTTATGAGAAAGATGGGCATGTAGCCATACTCAAAAGCGGTGCAAAAATCAATGTAAGCCGTAATGGTTATGGCAAACTAAAAGCCGTATTGGGCTTATAA
- the gltX gene encoding Glutamate--tRNA ligase, which produces MSDKKVRVRFAPSPTGGLHLGGVRTVLFNYLFAKKHKGDFILRIEDTDQTRFVPGAEEYIFECLKWTGLQPDESVVHGGNYGPYRQSERKEKYRLYAEQLVAQGYAYYAFDTPEELEKMRTQNRTEDNPSPQYDHKVRMSMRNSLTLSQEEVQRLIDSNTPYVIRIKMPENETVTFTDMIRGEVSFNTSLVDDKVLLKADGMPTYHLAVVVDDYLMEISHAFRGEEWLPSAPVHILLWEYLFGLDKMPQWAHFPLILGPSGKLSKRDGAKYGFPVYAMNWTDPRSGELTEGFKEKGFLPEAFINLLALLGWNDGSAQEIFSLEELIDKFSMDRIHSAGAKFDYEKAKWFNHEWIKKSDASHLLPHVKQVLKSKDIAVADDTLLQQVINLVKDRCTLLTDFYEQAAYFFRQPQEYDLQAILPKWSEEKNLFFAELIRNYQLAPLWDAQELERNFKEIAATNHLKPGEVMLPLRIMLVGGKFGPGVFDIAQFLGKEETVKRIEHVLALIASAK; this is translated from the coding sequence ATGAGCGATAAAAAAGTTAGAGTACGTTTTGCCCCCTCTCCAACAGGGGGATTGCATCTTGGTGGCGTTAGAACAGTTTTGTTCAACTATCTTTTTGCCAAAAAGCATAAAGGCGACTTCATATTACGTATAGAAGATACCGACCAAACCCGGTTCGTTCCCGGAGCAGAAGAATACATATTTGAATGTTTGAAATGGACAGGCTTACAACCCGACGAAAGTGTAGTGCATGGCGGTAATTACGGCCCCTATCGGCAAAGCGAAAGAAAAGAAAAATACCGCTTATATGCTGAGCAATTGGTAGCGCAGGGATATGCTTATTATGCATTTGATACACCGGAAGAATTGGAGAAAATGCGCACACAGAACCGAACTGAGGATAATCCTTCTCCGCAATATGACCATAAGGTACGTATGAGCATGCGCAACTCACTTACCCTTTCTCAAGAAGAAGTGCAGCGCCTGATAGATAGCAATACCCCTTATGTTATCCGTATTAAAATGCCCGAAAACGAAACCGTAACTTTTACGGATATGATTCGCGGCGAGGTAAGCTTTAATACTTCTTTAGTAGATGATAAAGTGCTGTTAAAGGCCGATGGCATGCCCACCTATCATTTGGCTGTAGTAGTGGACGATTATTTGATGGAAATATCACACGCTTTTAGAGGGGAGGAATGGCTGCCCAGCGCGCCCGTGCATATTTTGCTGTGGGAATATTTATTTGGATTGGATAAAATGCCCCAGTGGGCACATTTCCCACTTATCTTAGGTCCTTCAGGTAAACTCAGTAAGCGAGACGGCGCCAAATATGGCTTCCCGGTATATGCTATGAACTGGACTGACCCTCGTAGTGGAGAACTGACGGAAGGTTTTAAGGAAAAAGGATTTTTACCCGAGGCTTTCATCAACCTACTGGCATTACTGGGATGGAACGACGGATCGGCACAAGAAATTTTTTCCTTAGAAGAGCTTATCGACAAGTTCTCTATGGATCGTATACATAGTGCTGGCGCAAAATTTGATTATGAAAAAGCCAAATGGTTCAATCATGAATGGATAAAGAAATCCGATGCATCTCATTTATTGCCCCATGTAAAACAAGTTTTGAAAAGCAAGGATATTGCTGTTGCTGACGATACATTATTGCAACAAGTTATTAACCTTGTAAAGGACCGCTGCACACTGCTTACTGACTTTTATGAGCAGGCAGCCTACTTCTTCCGTCAGCCTCAAGAATACGATCTGCAGGCCATTCTTCCTAAATGGAGTGAAGAGAAGAATTTGTTCTTTGCCGAACTGATACGTAATTACCAACTGGCACCGCTTTGGGATGCACAGGAACTGGAACGCAACTTTAAGGAAATTGCAGCAACGAATCATTTAAAACCCGGAGAAGTGATGTTGCCACTGCGTATTATGCTGGTAGGGGGAAAATTCGGACCGGGCGTTTTCGACATAGCTCAGTTTCTAGGTAAGGAAGAAACTGTCAAAAGAATCGAACACGTATTAGCGCTGATTGCATCAGCAAAATAA
- the kefB gene encoding Glutathione-regulated potassium-efflux system protein KefB, whose protein sequence is MVALLSSLDLSLPLTNPVIIFALVLFIILFAPILFSKIKVPHIIGLIIAGVLVGPHGLNLLRRDTSIVLFGTVGLLYIMFLAGLEIDLAEFKKNKKKILVFGLITFLLPFIFGTLASYYILGYSLLSSMLLASMFSSHTLVAYPIASKYGVIRNRAVAMAVGGTMVTDTGALLILAAITGMAKEQVSSAFWVQLGLSAVIFVCIVLFLFPIIIRWFFKEFEDSVSQYIFVLGMVFLASFLAEAAGIEAIIGAFFSGLVLNRFVPHTSALMNRINFVGNAIFIPFFLISVGMLVDVKVLVKGWGALKVASVIIFTAVITKQLAAWITQKIFKLTPSEGKMLFGLSTSHAAATLAIILVGYNIIIGETMTGEPIRLLNEDILNATILLILVSCGIGSFVTEKAAKDLALQEEAGNTETTSDTGEKILVSMAYPEIINALVDFGILLKTQKSQAQLYGLHIVDEEGETKNTAGKGKKMLDQAVSYAIASDTKMTPLIRYDSSISNGIVYTIKEQSITDIIIGLHKGADEKVFFGDITENILKRVYETIYIYKPAQPINTLKRMVVVIPPNAETEPGFVHWVHKLYEMAKEAGMKINFYGTDATLSAIENLIRHNNGSLQPGYNKFDQWDDFLIFTRELTANDLFIIISSRRGYSSYVPQLNKLPYYLSNYFSKHSYLILYPKQLDTGINMEDIQQADGKLIETLSEQLDVINKAGKFIRRKLWKKK, encoded by the coding sequence ATGGTAGCATTACTATCATCGCTGGATCTATCCTTACCACTGACAAACCCGGTTATCATTTTTGCCCTGGTGTTGTTTATTATCCTATTTGCACCCATTTTATTCAGCAAGATAAAAGTTCCCCATATTATTGGGCTCATTATAGCCGGTGTATTGGTGGGCCCTCACGGTCTCAATCTGCTAAGGCGTGATACCAGCATTGTATTGTTCGGAACAGTAGGATTGCTATACATTATGTTTCTGGCGGGTTTGGAAATTGATTTGGCCGAATTCAAAAAAAATAAAAAAAAGATTCTTGTATTCGGATTAATCACCTTCCTATTGCCATTTATATTCGGCACCTTGGCATCTTATTATATATTGGGTTATAGTTTGCTATCGTCCATGCTGCTAGCCAGTATGTTTTCTTCGCACACGCTGGTGGCTTACCCTATAGCCAGTAAATATGGAGTAATCCGTAACCGCGCCGTAGCCATGGCGGTGGGAGGCACTATGGTTACAGATACCGGTGCCTTATTGATACTGGCGGCTATAACAGGAATGGCTAAGGAACAAGTATCTTCTGCATTCTGGGTACAGTTGGGGCTTTCGGCGGTGATATTTGTATGTATTGTGTTGTTTCTGTTTCCTATTATTATACGTTGGTTCTTTAAAGAATTTGAAGACAGTGTATCGCAATACATTTTTGTGTTGGGGATGGTATTTCTGGCTTCGTTTCTGGCAGAAGCGGCAGGTATTGAAGCCATCATTGGAGCGTTCTTTTCGGGGCTGGTATTGAACCGCTTTGTTCCCCATACTTCGGCCTTAATGAATCGTATCAATTTCGTAGGTAATGCCATTTTCATCCCATTCTTTTTGATCAGTGTGGGTATGCTAGTGGATGTAAAGGTGTTGGTAAAAGGCTGGGGAGCACTGAAAGTTGCCTCTGTTATCATTTTTACGGCGGTCATCACCAAGCAGCTTGCTGCTTGGATTACACAAAAAATATTTAAGCTAACCCCATCGGAAGGGAAAATGCTTTTTGGACTGAGTACCTCGCATGCGGCAGCCACCCTAGCCATTATCTTGGTGGGTTATAATATCATCATCGGGGAAACCATGACGGGAGAACCGATAAGATTATTGAATGAAGATATACTGAATGCTACCATCTTGCTGATCTTGGTGAGTTGTGGTATTGGTTCATTTGTCACTGAAAAAGCGGCCAAAGATCTAGCCTTGCAAGAAGAAGCCGGCAATACAGAAACTACTAGCGATACCGGCGAAAAAATATTGGTATCGATGGCTTATCCGGAAATCATTAATGCTTTGGTTGACTTTGGCATCTTACTTAAAACCCAAAAAAGTCAAGCTCAGTTATACGGTCTTCATATAGTAGACGAAGAAGGAGAAACTAAGAACACTGCGGGGAAAGGCAAAAAAATGTTGGATCAAGCTGTGTCTTATGCCATTGCTTCCGACACGAAAATGACACCCCTCATACGTTACGACTCTAGCATCAGCAACGGAATTGTATACACGATCAAAGAACAAAGCATTACCGATATAATCATTGGCCTGCACAAAGGAGCTGATGAAAAAGTGTTCTTCGGAGACATCACCGAAAATATTCTGAAACGTGTATATGAAACGATATACATCTACAAACCTGCGCAGCCGATTAATACATTAAAGAGAATGGTAGTGGTCATACCTCCAAATGCCGAAACAGAGCCGGGATTTGTTCATTGGGTGCACAAACTTTATGAAATGGCCAAAGAAGCCGGCATGAAAATAAATTTTTACGGCACAGACGCAACCCTTTCTGCCATTGAAAACCTGATACGCCATAATAACGGTTCTTTGCAACCGGGTTATAATAAGTTTGATCAGTGGGACGATTTTCTAATATTTACCCGAGAGCTTACTGCAAATGATTTGTTTATTATCATTTCATCGCGTCGGGGCTACAGCTCCTATGTTCCACAACTCAATAAACTTCCGTATTATCTGTCCAATTATTTCAGCAAACACAGTTACCTGATTCTTTATCCCAAACAACTGGATACAGGCATTAATATGGAAGATATTCAACAAGCGGATGGCAAACTTATCGAAACCCTTAGCGAACAACTGGATGTCATCAATAAAGCCGGTAAGTTTATCCGTAGAAAACTGTGGAAGAAAAAATAA
- the iscA gene encoding Iron-binding protein IscA: protein MNNTWPSDSIKVSDAARARIMQILAVDDNKDKSRFLRVSVVSGGCSGLSYKLDFDSEEKPKDLVFEDNGIKIVTDMKSLLYLLGTTLDFSEGLNGKGFHFHNPNATRTCACGESFSV from the coding sequence ATGAACAATACATGGCCTTCAGATAGTATCAAAGTGAGTGATGCCGCCAGGGCGCGCATTATGCAAATTCTTGCTGTAGATGACAACAAGGATAAAAGTCGTTTTTTGCGCGTCAGTGTAGTGAGCGGGGGCTGTTCCGGGCTAAGCTATAAGCTTGATTTTGACAGCGAAGAAAAACCCAAGGATCTCGTATTTGAAGACAACGGTATTAAAATTGTTACCGATATGAAAAGCTTGTTGTATCTCTTGGGTACAACCTTGGATTTTTCTGAAGGGCTGAATGGAAAGGGTTTCCATTTTCATAATCCCAATGCAACACGCACCTGCGCTTGCGGAGAGAGTTTTTCTGTATAA
- the alx gene encoding Putative membrane-bound redox modulator Alx, protein MTPDQISYLVFFIVIIIALIFDLGLFSKKNTVITIRTALWQSVFWLVLGLGFCVFLLYEEDQTVALEYLSAYLMEKSLSIDNIFVFILIFNSFKVKEIYYGRVLLFGVLMAIIFRIIFITLGVELVSRFHWILYLFGAFLLYTGIKMFITDEEEEMDPHNHSAYKWMKKALPLVPHDGGGRYIIRENGKKKYTLLFVVVMMLAIIDLVFAVDSIPAVMGISTHKMVVYTSNIFAVLGLRALFFLLKGAATRFDYLQQGIAIVLVFIGLKMLGEHWISQWFTKFEQVLISLVVIVVCITGSMVYSIYDKRKQVPENTGDSN, encoded by the coding sequence ATGACACCCGATCAGATCTCTTATCTAGTTTTTTTCATTGTCATCATTATTGCCTTAATATTTGATCTGGGGCTATTCAGCAAAAAAAACACCGTCATTACTATTAGAACAGCATTGTGGCAATCTGTCTTCTGGTTGGTACTGGGTTTGGGGTTTTGTGTTTTTCTGCTTTATGAGGAAGATCAGACGGTTGCCTTGGAGTATCTGAGTGCCTATCTAATGGAGAAAAGCCTCAGTATTGATAATATTTTTGTCTTTATTCTCATTTTTAATTCTTTTAAGGTAAAAGAGATCTATTATGGACGGGTGCTGTTATTTGGTGTGCTGATGGCCATTATTTTCAGAATTATTTTTATAACGCTTGGCGTGGAGTTGGTGAGTCGCTTTCATTGGATATTGTATTTGTTTGGGGCATTCCTACTCTATACAGGTATTAAAATGTTCATCACGGATGAGGAGGAGGAAATGGACCCACACAATCATTCTGCATACAAATGGATGAAAAAAGCATTACCTCTAGTTCCTCATGATGGAGGAGGCCGATATATCATCCGTGAGAATGGTAAAAAGAAATACACCTTACTTTTTGTAGTGGTAATGATGCTTGCCATAATAGACCTGGTTTTTGCAGTGGATTCTATTCCGGCTGTAATGGGAATTTCTACGCATAAAATGGTAGTATATACCTCCAATATTTTTGCTGTATTGGGATTAAGAGCCTTGTTCTTTTTGTTGAAAGGAGCTGCTACACGATTTGATTATCTACAGCAGGGAATTGCTATAGTGCTGGTCTTTATAGGCCTGAAAATGTTAGGGGAACACTGGATTTCTCAATGGTTTACTAAATTTGAGCAGGTGCTGATTTCGCTGGTGGTGATTGTGGTGTGTATTACAGGCAGTATGGTTTATTCCATTTATGATAAACGTAAGCAGGTGCCTGAGAATACCGGAGATAGTAATTAA
- a CDS encoding Alanine racemase translates to MYALPQIAKLLKLSLHDIPDVMIDTLLTDSRKLVHPDSSLFFALSGSRRDGHAFIPELYKKGVRYFVVSEPFSKKNFPKAVFLKVSNVLEALQTIAAYHRQQFQWEVIGVTGSNGKTIVKEWLYQLLQHHYNIVRSPKSYNSQIGVPLSVWQMEPHNNLAIFEAGISCRGEMERLYRIIRPTIGVLTNIGAAHSEGFESNAEKLEEKLELFKTAKIIIANADDRLIRDTIVKKQLPAFFWGKHRDSQLRIASIKNDKSDTTIRLRYEKQRFEITIPFTDNASIENALTACAVLLCLKIDIADIQSGMRHLQPVNMRLEFKKGINNCIIINDSYSADTDSLSIALDFLQQQSRGFNKTAILSDFLQTGKNVEEVYCTILSQIEKHKIKRLIGIGPQMQTWLPRLIGEKKSSLTDFSTYASTKEFLRHIHTLHFKDEAILVKGARIFEFEEIVAQLEQKLHQTILEINLNAIAHNFRIYQEILKPTTKMMVMVKAFAYGSGGTEIASLLQYHKADYLGVAYADEGVELRKAGITLPIMVLNPEESAFDSITEYNLEPDIFSFTMLEAFERHVQKIGVKNYPIHIEVETGMNRLGFDTADVPLLAQRLKNNPYLHIQSVFSHLAASEDKVEDAFTLQQYEKLMTASETIKEWVGYSFLRHIANSSAIARFPKLQLDMVRLGIGLYGIGDKRIRKKLQPALTLRSTIAQVKQLKKGDTVSYNRRGVIKKDTVIATVRIGYADGYYRRLGNGVGYMLVKNKKAPVVGTVCMDMVMIDITHIKGVKEGDDVIVFGNGLPLEELAERMDTIPYEIMTGISQRVKRVYWSE, encoded by the coding sequence ATGTACGCATTACCCCAAATAGCTAAGCTTTTAAAATTATCCCTACACGATATACCGGATGTGATGATTGATACATTGCTTACCGATAGTCGTAAGCTCGTACATCCCGATTCATCATTGTTTTTTGCCTTAAGTGGTTCGCGACGCGATGGACATGCATTTATACCCGAATTATATAAAAAGGGGGTGCGGTACTTTGTGGTATCGGAGCCGTTCTCTAAAAAAAACTTTCCTAAGGCTGTATTTTTAAAAGTATCGAATGTACTGGAGGCCTTGCAAACTATCGCGGCCTATCATCGGCAGCAGTTTCAATGGGAGGTAATCGGCGTAACAGGAAGCAATGGTAAGACCATTGTAAAGGAATGGCTGTATCAATTATTACAACATCATTATAATATTGTAAGAAGTCCTAAAAGTTATAACTCTCAGATAGGCGTTCCGCTAAGTGTGTGGCAGATGGAACCACATAACAATTTGGCAATCTTTGAGGCTGGTATCAGTTGCCGTGGCGAGATGGAACGACTTTATCGCATTATCAGGCCTACAATAGGGGTCCTTACCAATATCGGTGCAGCGCATAGTGAAGGATTTGAAAGCAATGCAGAAAAATTGGAAGAAAAGCTGGAGTTATTTAAGACAGCAAAAATTATAATTGCTAATGCAGACGATCGTTTGATAAGAGATACGATAGTCAAAAAACAACTGCCTGCGTTTTTCTGGGGAAAACATCGCGATAGTCAATTGCGTATTGCAAGTATAAAAAATGATAAGTCTGATACCACCATACGGTTGCGATACGAAAAGCAGCGTTTCGAAATAACCATTCCTTTTACTGATAATGCTTCTATCGAAAATGCCCTTACTGCCTGTGCCGTGTTGTTGTGCTTGAAAATCGATATTGCGGATATTCAGTCCGGCATGCGCCATTTACAGCCGGTAAATATGCGTTTAGAGTTTAAAAAGGGGATCAACAACTGTATTATCATTAACGATAGTTATAGCGCCGATACAGATTCTCTTTCTATAGCACTCGACTTTTTGCAACAACAATCGCGGGGATTTAATAAAACTGCTATTCTATCCGATTTTCTGCAGACCGGCAAAAATGTGGAAGAGGTTTATTGTACCATTTTAAGTCAGATAGAAAAGCATAAGATAAAAAGATTGATTGGCATTGGTCCACAAATGCAGACTTGGTTGCCCAGGCTTATCGGTGAAAAGAAGTCGTCACTAACTGATTTTTCCACATACGCATCTACGAAGGAGTTTCTTCGTCATATACATACGCTTCATTTCAAGGATGAGGCTATATTGGTAAAAGGAGCGCGTATCTTCGAATTTGAAGAGATTGTAGCCCAACTGGAGCAGAAATTGCATCAAACTATTTTAGAGATAAATCTAAATGCAATTGCTCATAATTTCAGAATATATCAAGAAATATTGAAGCCCACCACTAAGATGATGGTAATGGTAAAAGCATTTGCGTATGGAAGTGGTGGTACGGAAATAGCAAGTCTACTGCAATACCATAAAGCCGATTATCTGGGTGTAGCTTATGCTGATGAAGGTGTTGAACTACGTAAGGCCGGCATCACCTTACCGATAATGGTGCTCAACCCAGAAGAAAGTGCTTTCGACTCTATTACCGAATATAATCTGGAGCCCGATATTTTTTCTTTTACCATGCTGGAAGCGTTCGAGAGGCATGTACAAAAAATTGGTGTAAAAAATTATCCGATACATATTGAGGTGGAAACCGGCATGAACCGTTTAGGTTTTGATACGGCCGATGTTCCCCTTCTGGCACAACGTTTGAAAAATAATCCTTATTTGCATATTCAGTCTGTATTTTCTCATCTGGCAGCGAGCGAGGATAAAGTGGAAGATGCTTTTACGCTGCAGCAGTATGAAAAGCTGATGACTGCATCAGAGACCATAAAGGAGTGGGTGGGTTACTCGTTTCTACGCCATATTGCCAACTCATCGGCCATTGCCCGTTTCCCGAAATTGCAATTGGATATGGTGCGGTTAGGTATAGGCCTATACGGTATCGGCGATAAAAGAATCCGTAAAAAATTACAGCCTGCGTTGACACTGCGTTCTACCATTGCTCAGGTTAAACAGCTGAAAAAAGGCGATACGGTGAGTTATAACCGACGTGGTGTAATTAAGAAAGATACAGTGATCGCTACGGTACGTATCGGTTATGCCGATGGTTATTATCGGCGTTTGGGTAATGGGGTAGGATATATGCTGGTTAAGAATAAAAAGGCTCCCGTAGTAGGTACCGTTTGTATGGATATGGTCATGATTGATATTACTCACATCAAAGGTGTGAAGGAGGGGGATGATGTGATTGTGTTCGGTAATGGACTTCCCCTTGAAGAGCTTGCAGAAAGAATGGATACAATTCCTTATGAAATCATGACGGGCATTTCGCAACGGGTAAAACGTGTATATTGGAGCGAATAA
- the lspA gene encoding Lipoprotein signal peptidase, with amino-acid sequence MKVGKLSTCILIIILVLIVDQASKIYIKTHFPIGEVTRIFGWSWARIHFIENSGMAWGWKFGHDGGKIALTLFRLAAVIFGSWLLVKFAREKYSRGFMICVSLIYAGALGNLIDSMFYGMIFDKGYHYDPVIGDYVDQYYSGVATLGSKGYSSFLRGSVVDMLYFPIISTTYPEWIPWLGGKHFEFFSPIFNVADVAISTGVITLLVFQKKFYRKAGELQEPSQPETYKADIS; translated from the coding sequence ATGAAGGTAGGAAAGTTAAGTACGTGTATACTCATAATTATATTGGTGCTAATTGTGGATCAGGCATCTAAGATCTACATTAAAACCCACTTCCCCATAGGCGAAGTTACTCGCATTTTTGGCTGGAGCTGGGCCCGCATTCATTTTATCGAAAATAGCGGTATGGCTTGGGGATGGAAGTTTGGTCATGATGGCGGAAAAATTGCTTTAACGCTATTTAGATTGGCTGCCGTAATTTTCGGTAGTTGGCTACTGGTTAAGTTTGCCCGAGAGAAATATTCAAGAGGTTTCATGATCTGTGTATCGTTGATTTATGCTGGTGCACTGGGAAACCTTATCGACAGCATGTTTTACGGGATGATATTTGATAAAGGGTATCATTACGATCCTGTAATTGGGGATTACGTAGATCAGTATTATTCTGGGGTGGCCACGCTGGGTAGTAAGGGATATTCATCCTTCCTGCGTGGAAGTGTAGTGGATATGTTGTATTTCCCCATTATTAGTACTACCTATCCTGAATGGATTCCATGGCTAGGGGGCAAACACTTCGAATTTTTTAGTCCTATATTTAATGTGGCTGATGTGGCGATCTCTACCGGTGTCATCACCTTACTTGTTTTTCAAAAGAAGTTTTATAGAAAAGCAGGGGAGCTGCAGGAGCCATCTCAACCTGAGACGTACAAAGCTGATATCTCCTGA
- the pdxJ gene encoding Pyridoxine 5'-phosphate synthase, with protein sequence MTKLSVNINKIATLRNSRGGNNPNVVKMAIDAERFGADGITVHPRPDERHIRYADVRELKKVLTTEFNIEGNCREQKFIDLVLEVKPHQVTLVPDALNQLTSDHGWDTITHKQYLRDTIRIFKDAGIRVSIFVDPDIRMVEGAAETGTDRIELYTEGYARHYAANREKAIAPYLEAAKKAKALGLGLNAGHDLDLTNLRYLAQQIPWLDEVSIGHALICDALYYGFENTIQLYKRQLNVSGS encoded by the coding sequence ATGACCAAACTCTCGGTAAATATAAACAAAATCGCTACGCTCAGAAATTCCCGCGGCGGAAACAATCCCAACGTAGTTAAAATGGCTATTGATGCTGAACGCTTTGGAGCGGATGGGATTACGGTGCATCCTCGGCCTGATGAGCGCCATATTCGTTATGCCGATGTACGGGAGCTGAAAAAAGTGCTAACTACTGAATTTAATATCGAAGGCAACTGTCGGGAGCAGAAGTTTATTGATCTAGTCTTGGAGGTGAAGCCTCACCAGGTTACTCTAGTACCGGATGCGTTAAATCAGCTCACTTCCGATCATGGTTGGGATACCATTACACATAAACAATATCTTAGGGATACCATTCGTATTTTTAAAGATGCGGGCATTAGGGTTTCTATTTTTGTAGATCCAGACATTAGAATGGTGGAAGGAGCTGCGGAAACCGGTACCGATAGGATTGAATTGTATACAGAAGGTTATGCCCGGCATTATGCTGCCAATCGCGAGAAAGCTATTGCTCCTTATCTCGAAGCGGCGAAAAAGGCTAAAGCATTAGGGTTGGGACTGAACGCCGGCCATGATTTGGATCTTACGAATCTTCGTTATCTGGCACAGCAAATACCTTGGTTGGATGAGGTGAGCATAGGACATGCATTAATCTGTGATGCATTGTATTATGGATTTGAGAATACCATTCAGCTTTATAAAAGACAGTTAAACGTGTCGGGATCCTAA
- the yhhQ gene encoding Queuosine precursor transporter yields the protein MIHTIIKDKATRLYILLGGFFIANAIVAEVIGVKIFSLEKTLGITPFDINILGTSFSFNLTTGVLLWPVVFIMTDIINEYYGMRGVRFLSVLAAALIAYTFIMFQGAISLKPADFWTVNYMNQHINDANDAYRVILGQGSWIIIGSLTAFLVGQILDVFIFHSIKKATGEKAIWLRATGSTLVSQLIDSFVVLFIAFYVGPRVNTDQGEPWSLRLVLAICVGNYIYKFIVAIVMTPVIYLAHGLIDKYLGTELAAKMRKDAMLKDNS from the coding sequence ATGATCCATACTATCATTAAAGACAAAGCCACGCGGCTATATATTCTGTTAGGCGGGTTTTTTATTGCCAATGCCATTGTTGCCGAAGTCATCGGAGTGAAGATCTTTTCTCTTGAAAAAACACTGGGGATTACGCCTTTTGATATCAACATTCTGGGCACCAGTTTTTCTTTCAATCTTACAACAGGTGTATTACTCTGGCCTGTAGTGTTTATCATGACCGATATTATTAACGAGTACTACGGCATGCGGGGAGTACGGTTTCTATCGGTATTGGCAGCTGCTCTTATTGCTTACACATTTATTATGTTTCAAGGAGCAATAAGCCTGAAGCCGGCCGACTTCTGGACTGTCAACTACATGAATCAGCATATTAATGATGCCAACGATGCCTACCGTGTTATTCTGGGGCAAGGTTCCTGGATTATTATCGGTTCGCTTACGGCATTTTTGGTAGGTCAGATTCTAGACGTCTTTATTTTTCACAGCATAAAGAAAGCTACAGGAGAAAAAGCTATATGGCTGAGAGCTACTGGTAGCACGCTGGTTTCGCAGCTGATAGACAGCTTTGTGGTACTGTTTATTGCATTCTACGTAGGTCCGCGTGTTAATACGGATCAAGGAGAACCCTGGAGCTTAAGATTGGTGCTGGCTATTTGCGTGGGCAATTACATTTATAAATTCATCGTGGCAATAGTTATGACGCCGGTTATTTATCTGGCACATGGACTGATCGATAAATATTTGGGGACCGAACTTGCCGCTAAAATGAGAAAAGATGCTATGCTGAAGGATAACTCCTAA